TTACGCTGTGCACTCGTACGTCCTAGTTTTCTGTATGACATATGATGTCCCCTCCTTTATTGGAATGCTGTTCTGATAATAAACACACGAAAATCCTAGTTCACATGGGAAACTAGTCAATCGTCTTTGCGAAGTCCGAGTCCAAGTTCTTCTAGTTTCGCTTTCACTTCTTCAAGTGATTTCCGTCCTAGGTTACGAACTTTCATCATATCTTCTTCCGTCTTGTTCGCAAGCTCTTGAACCGTGTTAATACCCGCACGCTTTAGGCAGTTGTAAGAACGAACTGAAAGATCCAATTCTTCAATTGTCATTTCAAGAACTTTCTCTTTTTGATCTTCTTCTTTTTCAACCATGATTTCAGCATGCTGAGCTTCGTCAGTTAAACCAACGAATATATTAAGGTGTTCAGTTAAAATCTTTGAACCAAGCGCAATGGCTTCTTTCGGTCCAGTGCTTCCATCAGTCCAAACATCAAGTGTAAGTTTATCATAGTTTGCAACTTGGCCTACACGAGTGTTCTCTACCTGATAAGATACACGAGAAACTGGTGTATAGATAGAATCGATCGGAATCACGCCGATTGGCTGATCGTCTCTCTTGTTTGCGTCAGCAGGCGTATACCCACGTCCTCTTTGAGCAGTAAGGCGAACTCGGAAACTCGCATTCTCACCAAGAGTCGCGATATGAAGATCAGGATTTAAGATCTCTACATCACTATCGTGTGTAATATCAGCTGCCGTTACAGTTCCTTCGCCCTGTACATCAATTTCTAGCGTCTTCTCTTCATCAGAGTAGATTTTCAATGCAAGCTTTTTAATGTGTAAGATAATCGTTGTAACATCTTCCACAACGCCTTCAATTGTCGAGAATTCGTGCAGTACACCATCTATCTGGATTGATGTTACAGCGGCACCAGGGAGTGAGGATAAGAGGATACGACGTAAGGAGTTACCCAGAGTTGTACCATATCCACGCTCAAGTGGCTCTACGACAAACTTACCAAATTTGGCATCGTCGCTGATTTCAACCGTTTCGATTTTTGGTTTTTCAATCTCGATCATTACTTAAAACCCTCCTTCAAAACGTCGAAACCTCGAATAGAATCATATGAGATTCCATCCGAAATTCCCCATTGTTTAGTCCCGTATGTGCTCAGGCAACGAGTCGGTGCATTCGTTTCATAAATAACTGTATCATAACCCATTATTGACAGGGACACAAAATCTATACAAACAAATTACACGCGGCGACGTTTTGGTGGACGGCATCCGTTATGAGGAACAGGAGTTACGTCTCTGATAGCAGTGACTTCTAGTCCAGCAGCTTGAAGTGCACGAATTGCAGCTTCACGGCCTGAACCAGGGCCTTTAACAGTAACCTCAAGAGTTTTAAGACCATGTTCGATTGAACCTTTAGCAGCTGTTTCTGCAGCCATTTGCGCAGCAAAAGGAGTAGATTTACGAGAACCTCTGAATCCTAGAGCTCCGGCACTAGACCAAGAAAGAGCATTACCATGAGTGTCAGTGATCGTAACGATCGTGTTATTGAAAGTTGAACGAATATGAGCAATTCCAGACTCAATATTCTTTTTCACGCGACGTTTACGCGTGTTAGATTTACGAGCAGCAGCCATTGTTTAGGTACCTCCCTTACTTATTTTTTCTTGTTAGCTACAGTACGACGCGGACCTTTACGAGTACGCGCATTGTTTTTAGAGTTTTGTCCGCGAACAGGCAATCCTCTGCGATGGCGGATTCCGCGGTAGCTTCCGATTTCGATCAGACGCTTAATGTTAAGAGAAACTTCACGGCGAAGGTCACCTTCTACTTTCAGTTTGTCAATAACATCACGGATTTTACCAAGTTCTTCTTCAGTAAGATCACGCACACGAGTATCTTCTGAAACACCAGCCTCTTTCAAGACTTGCTGAGCCGTTGTACGGCCAATTCCGAAGACATATGTTAAAGAAATAACAACACGTTTCTCACGTGGGATATCTACACCAGCAATACGAGCCATTCTCTGGGCACCTCCTTATAAATTATCCTTGTTTTTGTTTATGCTTTGGATTTTCACAGATCACCATTACTTTTCCTTTTCTGCGAATAACTTTACATTTTTCGCAGATTGGTTTAACTGATGGTCTCACTTTCATGTGTTTCCAACCTCCTTCAGTTTCCGGAGTGCTTTATTTGTAACGGTACGTAATCCTGCCACGAGTTAAGTCATATGGAGATAATTCTACCGTAACTTTGTCTCCAGGTAAAATGCGAATGAAGTGCATGCGGATTTTACCAGATACGTGAGCCAAAACAGTGTGGCCATTCTCAAGTTCAACTTTGAACATCGCGTTTGGCAGTGTTTCGACTATAGTACCTTCCACTTCAATTACATCGTCTTTCGCCATTCAAGTGTTCTCCCTTCTTCAAATCAGTAACTTGCTTTCTGACAAATTTCAAAAGAAGTTTGTCACACGCCCTGTTTCGTTTATACTGTTCTGAACTTCCGGAGATACGCAATCATAAAGGGTTAAATGATTGATATTTTTTTCTCAGGAGAATGAAATGTACGCTTTTCTCCGTCTGTTGTTAGTACAATGATGATGGGTAACAATTCCAATGACAACAGCAAGATGAATTCGGTCCTGCCAATGTTCATCCAAACTTTCTGCCCTATCAAGCCTGAAAAAAACACATGTCCTCGGAATTATTTTCATCACCTAGACTCTCGTCAGTATATCAAAACCCGTTTCCGTAATCGCAATTGTATGTTCAAAATGAGCACACTTTTTCCCATCTACCGTTACAACCGTCCAGTTATCAGCCAATGTTTTCACGTAGCGGCTGCCAGCGTTCACCATAGGTTCAATAGCGAGAACCATGCCAGGTTTAAGCCGTGGTCCTTTGTTGGGCGGACCGTAATGAGGAATTTGCGGGTCCTCATGCAAGTCTTGACCAACACCATGTCCGACATACTCCCTAACAACTGAAAACTGCTCATTTTCGACATACGTTTGTATTGCGTGGGAAATATTCGACAAACGTTCACCTGGTTTTGCTTCCTGCAAGCCTTTATATAAAGACTCCTCTGTCACTTCCAGAAGTTTTTTATCAGCATCGCTGATGTTTCCTACCGGATATGTCCATGCAGAGTCACCATGATAACCATTTAATTTAGCACCGATATCAATACTGATGATGTCTCCGTCCTTTAGCACCCTGCTGCCAGGAATACCGTGAACGAGTTCTTCATTAACTGATACGCAAATGCTCCCGCGAAACCCATTATACCCCTTAAAAGATGGGATTGCACCCTGCTTCTTAATAAAACGTTCGGCAATTTGATCCAATTCTTTTGTCGAGATTCCTGGTTTAATGTGCTTTTTTAACTCTTCATGAGTTAAAGCCACGATTCGCCCTGCTTCCCGCATGATATCAAGTTCACGTGGGGTTTTACAGATAATCATTTTTTTAATCCTCCAAGAAGATCCTTCACATCTGCATAAACGTCTTGAATGTCCTGTTGGCCATTCACGTTTGCAAGATAACCTTTCTCAGAATAAAAATCGAGTAAAGGCTGAGTTTGCTTCATGTTTACCTCAAGCCGTTTAGAGACGGTTTCCTCATTATCATCTGCCCGTTGATAGAGTTCGCCTCCGTCTTTATCACAAACACCCGGCGTTTTCGGCGGATTAAAGATTAAATGATAGGTTGTGCCGCAAACACTGCAAATTCTGCGTCCAGTCAGACGTTCCATTAGAGCGTCTTTGTCGACTTCAATGTTAATGACATAATCAATCGGCTTGCCGTATTCCTCAAGAATTTCTTCAAGAGCTTCGGCTTGAGCGACTGTTCGCGGAAATCCGTCCAGAAGAAAACCTCTTTCACAATCATCTTTGCCAAGTCTTTCTTTGACAATTCCAATTGTGACTTCGTCAGGTACGAGCTCTCCCTTATCAATATAAGATTTTGCTTCGAGTCCGAGTGGTGTTTCTTCTTTCATAGCAGCACGGAACATATCTCCTGTTGAGATATGAGGAATCCCATAATCCTCAACAATTCGTTCGCCCTGTGTACCTTTACCGGCACCAGGAAGCCCCATTAAGACTAAGTTCATTCGGATTTCCCCCCGTCCTCTCTTTATTAAGAGGGAATGGATAAATCCATTTCCTCTAGTTTTTCATAAATCCACGGTAGTTTCGTTTCACCAACTGGCTTTCTAGTTGTTTCATTGTCTCTAAGGCTACCCCGACAACAATTAACAAAGATGTTCCGCCAATTTGTGCACTTTGAGGCAATCCAGCGAATTGAATGAAAAAGATAGGAAGAATGGAAATCACGGCTAAGAATATAGAACCCACAAACGTAAGTCGATACAAAATGCTCGTAATTCTATCTTGAGTCATTTTCCCTGGACGAACCCCCGGGATATAGCCACCCTGTTTTTTAAGGTTATCAGCCATTTGTTCAGGATTAACCTGTACAAAAGCATAAAAGTACGTAAAGGCAATAATCAACGCAACATATATCGCCATACCCACCGGATGTGTATTGTCAAAGTAGTTTTGAATCCACTTTGTCACATCGTTTGTTCCAAAGAATGAAGCGATTGTCCGCGGCGTTATCAAAAACGCAACTGCAAAGATCACCGGAATAACCCCTGCAGGGTTTACTTTCAATGGAAGGTGAGTAGACTGTCCACCGCCAGCAGGTGAACGACCTGTGCCTTTAGCATATTGAATCGCAATTTTCCGTACGGCTTGCTGAATGAAAATAACTCCAACAATAACTGCTAAAATCGCAATCACAAGAAGTGCGATTTTCACAATATGAATAAACAACTGATCGTCGCTGCCGACAAATTGAGTCTCATATATTTGTCCAATCGTTTTTGGAATACTAGCCACAATCCCCGCGAAGATAATGATCGATATTCCGTTGCCTACTCCATGAGACGTAATTTGCTCTCCAAGCCACATTAAAAAGGCAGTTCCGCCAGTGAGCACTAAAGCAATAATAAGATATGTCGATACACCGGATTTTTCGATCAGCATACCGTTTGCCAGATTGTTGAATCCGTATGACATACCTAACGCTTGGATGAAACCAAGCACAATCGTAAAGTACCTTGTGAACTGAGCTAATT
The Bacillus vallismortis genome window above contains:
- a CDS encoding DNA-directed RNA polymerase subunit alpha; protein product: MIEIEKPKIETVEISDDAKFGKFVVEPLERGYGTTLGNSLRRILLSSLPGAAVTSIQIDGVLHEFSTIEGVVEDVTTIILHIKKLALKIYSDEEKTLEIDVQGEGTVTAADITHDSDVEILNPDLHIATLGENASFRVRLTAQRGRGYTPADANKRDDQPIGVIPIDSIYTPVSRVSYQVENTRVGQVANYDKLTLDVWTDGSTGPKEAIALGSKILTEHLNIFVGLTDEAQHAEIMVEKEEDQKEKVLEMTIEELDLSVRSYNCLKRAGINTVQELANKTEEDMMKVRNLGRKSLEEVKAKLEELGLGLRKDD
- the rpsK gene encoding 30S ribosomal protein S11 produces the protein MAAARKSNTRKRRVKKNIESGIAHIRSTFNNTIVTITDTHGNALSWSSAGALGFRGSRKSTPFAAQMAAETAAKGSIEHGLKTLEVTVKGPGSGREAAIRALQAAGLEVTAIRDVTPVPHNGCRPPKRRRV
- the rpsM gene encoding 30S ribosomal protein S13, encoding MARIAGVDIPREKRVVISLTYVFGIGRTTAQQVLKEAGVSEDTRVRDLTEEELGKIRDVIDKLKVEGDLRREVSLNIKRLIEIGSYRGIRHRRGLPVRGQNSKNNARTRKGPRRTVANKKK
- the rpmJ gene encoding 50S ribosomal protein L36; the protein is MKVRPSVKPICEKCKVIRRKGKVMVICENPKHKQKQG
- the infA gene encoding translation initiation factor IF-1 translates to MAKDDVIEVEGTIVETLPNAMFKVELENGHTVLAHVSGKIRMHFIRILPGDKVTVELSPYDLTRGRITYRYK
- the map gene encoding type I methionyl aminopeptidase, yielding MIICKTPRELDIMREAGRIVALTHEELKKHIKPGISTKELDQIAERFIKKQGAIPSFKGYNGFRGSICVSVNEELVHGIPGSRVLKDGDIISIDIGAKLNGYHGDSAWTYPVGNISDADKKLLEVTEESLYKGLQEAKPGERLSNISHAIQTYVENEQFSVVREYVGHGVGQDLHEDPQIPHYGPPNKGPRLKPGMVLAIEPMVNAGSRYVKTLADNWTVVTVDGKKCAHFEHTIAITETGFDILTRV
- a CDS encoding adenylate kinase; its protein translation is MNLVLMGLPGAGKGTQGERIVEDYGIPHISTGDMFRAAMKEETPLGLEAKSYIDKGELVPDEVTIGIVKERLGKDDCERGFLLDGFPRTVAQAEALEEILEEYGKPIDYVINIEVDKDALMERLTGRRICSVCGTTYHLIFNPPKTPGVCDKDGGELYQRADDNEETVSKRLEVNMKQTQPLLDFYSEKGYLANVNGQQDIQDVYADVKDLLGGLKK
- the secY gene encoding preprotein translocase subunit SecY, which translates into the protein MFKTISNFMRVSDIRNKIIFTLLMLIVFRIGAFIPVPYVNAEVLQAQSQMGVFDLLNTFGGGALYQFSIFAMGITPYITASIIIQLLQMDVVPKFTEWSKQGEVGRRKLAQFTRYFTIVLGFIQALGMSYGFNNLANGMLIEKSGVSTYLIIALVLTGGTAFLMWLGEQITSHGVGNGISIIIFAGIVASIPKTIGQIYETQFVGSDDQLFIHIVKIALLVIAILAVIVGVIFIQQAVRKIAIQYAKGTGRSPAGGGQSTHLPLKVNPAGVIPVIFAVAFLITPRTIASFFGTNDVTKWIQNYFDNTHPVGMAIYVALIIAFTYFYAFVQVNPEQMADNLKKQGGYIPGVRPGKMTQDRITSILYRLTFVGSIFLAVISILPIFFIQFAGLPQSAQIGGTSLLIVVGVALETMKQLESQLVKRNYRGFMKN